Proteins encoded within one genomic window of Apis mellifera strain DH4 linkage group LG1, Amel_HAv3.1, whole genome shotgun sequence:
- the LOC412588 gene encoding tyrosine-protein kinase Src42A isoform X2, translating into MHSKTFRSKILYAFKFFSPTDTEKEKPDRIGNPNIEAVASQASPVPTPPPDPIRPMPQIPDADVPTAKIFVALYDYDARTDEDLSFRKGEHLEILNDTQGDWWLARSKRTRQEGYIPSNYVAKLKSIEAEPWYFRKIKRIEAEKKLLLPENDHGAFLIRDSESRHNDYSLSVRDGDTVKHYRIRQLDEGGFFIARRTTFRNLQDLVEHYSKDADGLCVNLCKPCVQKPVTEGLSHRTRDQWEIDRSSLKFVRKLGQGQFGEVWEGSWNNTTAVAIKTLKPGTMDPKDFLAEAQIMKKLRHAKLIQLYAVCTLEEPIYIITELMRNGSLLEYLQGKGKTLNLQRLIDMAAQIAAGMAYLESQNYIHRDLAARNVLVAELNVVKIADFGLARLIKEDEYEARIGARFPIKWTAPEAANYSKFSIKSDVWSFGILLTELVTYGRIPYPGMTNAEVLHQVEHGYRMPCPPGCPTALYDIMLECWNKDPMKRPTFETLQWKLEDFFTMEGSEYKEASAY; encoded by the exons TCCAACAGatacagagaaagaaaagccTGATAGAATAGGCAATCCAAATATAGAGGCAGTTGCATCTCAAGCTAGTCCAGTGCCAACACCACCTCCAGATCCTATCAGGCCTATGCCACAAATTCCAGATGCGGATGTGCCAActgcaaaaatttttgttgcaCTTTATGATTATGATGCACGTACAGATgaagatttaagtttcagaAAAGGTGaacatttagaaattttaaatgatactcAAGGAGATTGGTGGTTAGCTAGAAGTAAAAGAACTCGACAAGAAGGATATATTCCCAGCAATTATGTTGCAAAATTAAAGTCTATAGAAGCAGAACC atggtattttagaaaaattaaacgaattgaagcagagaagaaattattacttcCTGAAAATGATCATGGTGCATTTTTAATCAGAGATTCTGAAAGCCGACACAATGATTATTCTCTTTCAG taCGTGATGGTGATACAGTTAAACATTACCGTATTAGACAATTAGATGAAGGTGGTTTCTTTATAGCCAGAAGAACTACATTTAGGAATCTTCAAGATCTTGTTGAACATTACAGTAAAGATGCTGATGGATTATGTGTAAATCTCTGCAAGCCCTGTGTACAG AAACCTGTAACTGAGGGTCTTAGTCATCGCACACGAGATCAATGGGAAATTGACCGTTCTTCTCTCaaatttgtaagaaaattaGGCCAAGGTCAATTTGGAGAAGTGTGGGAAGGATCATGGAATAATACAACTGCAGTGGCAATAAAAACACTCAAACCAGGAACTATGGATCCTAAAGATTTCTTGGCAGAAGCACAAATCATGAAGAAACTTCGTCatgcaaaattaattcaattatatgctGTATGCACTTTAGAAGAACCCATTTATATTATCACAGAATTGATGAGGAATGGTAGCTTGTTAGAATATTTGCaag gaaaaggaaaaacattAAATCTACAACGATTAATTGATATGGCTGCACAAATTGCAGCAGGTATGGCTTATCTTGaatcacaaaattatattcataggGATTTAGCTGCTCGTAATGTATTGGTAGCAGAATTAAATGTCGTGAAGATAGCAGATTTTGGTTTAGCTAGACTAATTAAAGAAGATGAATATGAAGCCCGAATAGGTGCACGCTTTCCAATTAAATGGACTGCACCTGAAGCTGCAAATTATAGTAAATTCAGTATTAAATCTGATGTATGGTCATTTGGTATTCTTCTTACTGAATTGGTTACTTATGGAAGAATACCATATCctg gtaTGACAAATGCAGAAGTTCTTCATCAAGTAGAACATGGCTACAGAATGCCATGTCCACCTGGTTGTCCAACTGCATTGTATGATATTATGTTAGAATGTTGGAATAAAGATCCAATGAAGAGGCCAACTTTTGAAACATTGCAATGGAAATTGGAAGATTTCTTCACTATGGAAGGTTCTGAATATAAGGAAGCATCTGCATATTAA
- the LOC412588 gene encoding tyrosine-protein kinase Src42A isoform X4 encodes MPQIPDADVPTAKIFVALYDYDARTDEDLSFRKGEHLEILNDTQGDWWLARSKRTRQEGYIPSNYVAKLKSIEAEPWYFRKIKRIEAEKKLLLPENDHGAFLIRDSESRHNDYSLSVRDGDTVKHYRIRQLDEGGFFIARRTTFRNLQDLVEHYSKDADGLCVNLCKPCVQVEKPVTEGLSHRTRDQWEIDRSSLKFVRKLGQGQFGEVWEGSWNNTTAVAIKTLKPGTMDPKDFLAEAQIMKKLRHAKLIQLYAVCTLEEPIYIITELMRNGSLLEYLQGKGKTLNLQRLIDMAAQIAAGMAYLESQNYIHRDLAARNVLVAELNVVKIADFGLARLIKEDEYEARIGARFPIKWTAPEAANYSKFSIKSDVWSFGILLTELVTYGRIPYPGMTNAEVLHQVEHGYRMPCPPGCPTALYDIMLECWNKDPMKRPTFETLQWKLEDFFTMEGSEYKEASAY; translated from the exons ATGCCACAAATTCCAGATGCGGATGTGCCAActgcaaaaatttttgttgcaCTTTATGATTATGATGCACGTACAGATgaagatttaagtttcagaAAAGGTGaacatttagaaattttaaatgatactcAAGGAGATTGGTGGTTAGCTAGAAGTAAAAGAACTCGACAAGAAGGATATATTCCCAGCAATTATGTTGCAAAATTAAAGTCTATAGAAGCAGAACC atggtattttagaaaaattaaacgaattgaagcagagaagaaattattacttcCTGAAAATGATCATGGTGCATTTTTAATCAGAGATTCTGAAAGCCGACACAATGATTATTCTCTTTCAG taCGTGATGGTGATACAGTTAAACATTACCGTATTAGACAATTAGATGAAGGTGGTTTCTTTATAGCCAGAAGAACTACATTTAGGAATCTTCAAGATCTTGTTGAACATTACAGTAAAGATGCTGATGGATTATGTGTAAATCTCTGCAAGCCCTGTGTACAG GTTGAGAAACCTGTAACTGAGGGTCTTAGTCATCGCACACGAGATCAATGGGAAATTGACCGTTCTTCTCTCaaatttgtaagaaaattaGGCCAAGGTCAATTTGGAGAAGTGTGGGAAGGATCATGGAATAATACAACTGCAGTGGCAATAAAAACACTCAAACCAGGAACTATGGATCCTAAAGATTTCTTGGCAGAAGCACAAATCATGAAGAAACTTCGTCatgcaaaattaattcaattatatgctGTATGCACTTTAGAAGAACCCATTTATATTATCACAGAATTGATGAGGAATGGTAGCTTGTTAGAATATTTGCaag gaaaaggaaaaacattAAATCTACAACGATTAATTGATATGGCTGCACAAATTGCAGCAGGTATGGCTTATCTTGaatcacaaaattatattcataggGATTTAGCTGCTCGTAATGTATTGGTAGCAGAATTAAATGTCGTGAAGATAGCAGATTTTGGTTTAGCTAGACTAATTAAAGAAGATGAATATGAAGCCCGAATAGGTGCACGCTTTCCAATTAAATGGACTGCACCTGAAGCTGCAAATTATAGTAAATTCAGTATTAAATCTGATGTATGGTCATTTGGTATTCTTCTTACTGAATTGGTTACTTATGGAAGAATACCATATCctg gtaTGACAAATGCAGAAGTTCTTCATCAAGTAGAACATGGCTACAGAATGCCATGTCCACCTGGTTGTCCAACTGCATTGTATGATATTATGTTAGAATGTTGGAATAAAGATCCAATGAAGAGGCCAACTTTTGAAACATTGCAATGGAAATTGGAAGATTTCTTCACTATGGAAGGTTCTGAATATAAGGAAGCATCTGCATATTAA
- the LOC412588 gene encoding tyrosine-protein kinase Src42A isoform X3, with translation MGNCFSSPTDTEKEKPDRIGNPNIEAVASQASPVPTPPPDPIRPMPQIPDADVPTAKIFVALYDYDARTDEDLSFRKGEHLEILNDTQGDWWLARSKRTRQEGYIPSNYVAKLKSIEAEPWYFRKIKRIEAEKKLLLPENDHGAFLIRDSESRHNDYSLSVRDGDTVKHYRIRQLDEGGFFIARRTTFRNLQDLVEHYSKDADGLCVNLCKPCVQVEKPVTEGLSHRTRDQWEIDRSSLKFVRKLGQGQFGEVWEGSWNNTTAVAIKTLKPGTMDPKDFLAEAQIMKKLRHAKLIQLYAVCTLEEPIYIITELMRNGSLLEYLQGKGKTLNLQRLIDMAAQIAAGMAYLESQNYIHRDLAARNVLVAELNVVKIADFGLARLIKEDEYEARIGARFPIKWTAPEAANYSKFSIKSDVWSFGILLTELVTYGRIPYPGMTNAEVLHQVEHGYRMPCPPGCPTALYDIMLECWNKDPMKRPTFETLQWKLEDFFTMEGSEYKEASAY, from the exons ATGGGTAATTGTTTCAGCAGTCCAACAGatacagagaaagaaaagccTGATAGAATAGGCAATCCAAATATAGAGGCAGTTGCATCTCAAGCTAGTCCAGTGCCAACACCACCTCCAGATCCTATCAGGCCTATGCCACAAATTCCAGATGCGGATGTGCCAActgcaaaaatttttgttgcaCTTTATGATTATGATGCACGTACAGATgaagatttaagtttcagaAAAGGTGaacatttagaaattttaaatgatactcAAGGAGATTGGTGGTTAGCTAGAAGTAAAAGAACTCGACAAGAAGGATATATTCCCAGCAATTATGTTGCAAAATTAAAGTCTATAGAAGCAGAACC atggtattttagaaaaattaaacgaattgaagcagagaagaaattattacttcCTGAAAATGATCATGGTGCATTTTTAATCAGAGATTCTGAAAGCCGACACAATGATTATTCTCTTTCAG taCGTGATGGTGATACAGTTAAACATTACCGTATTAGACAATTAGATGAAGGTGGTTTCTTTATAGCCAGAAGAACTACATTTAGGAATCTTCAAGATCTTGTTGAACATTACAGTAAAGATGCTGATGGATTATGTGTAAATCTCTGCAAGCCCTGTGTACAG GTTGAGAAACCTGTAACTGAGGGTCTTAGTCATCGCACACGAGATCAATGGGAAATTGACCGTTCTTCTCTCaaatttgtaagaaaattaGGCCAAGGTCAATTTGGAGAAGTGTGGGAAGGATCATGGAATAATACAACTGCAGTGGCAATAAAAACACTCAAACCAGGAACTATGGATCCTAAAGATTTCTTGGCAGAAGCACAAATCATGAAGAAACTTCGTCatgcaaaattaattcaattatatgctGTATGCACTTTAGAAGAACCCATTTATATTATCACAGAATTGATGAGGAATGGTAGCTTGTTAGAATATTTGCaag gaaaaggaaaaacattAAATCTACAACGATTAATTGATATGGCTGCACAAATTGCAGCAGGTATGGCTTATCTTGaatcacaaaattatattcataggGATTTAGCTGCTCGTAATGTATTGGTAGCAGAATTAAATGTCGTGAAGATAGCAGATTTTGGTTTAGCTAGACTAATTAAAGAAGATGAATATGAAGCCCGAATAGGTGCACGCTTTCCAATTAAATGGACTGCACCTGAAGCTGCAAATTATAGTAAATTCAGTATTAAATCTGATGTATGGTCATTTGGTATTCTTCTTACTGAATTGGTTACTTATGGAAGAATACCATATCctg gtaTGACAAATGCAGAAGTTCTTCATCAAGTAGAACATGGCTACAGAATGCCATGTCCACCTGGTTGTCCAACTGCATTGTATGATATTATGTTAGAATGTTGGAATAAAGATCCAATGAAGAGGCCAACTTTTGAAACATTGCAATGGAAATTGGAAGATTTCTTCACTATGGAAGGTTCTGAATATAAGGAAGCATCTGCATATTAA
- the LOC412588 gene encoding tyrosine-protein kinase Src42A isoform X1 yields the protein MHSKTFRSKILYAFKFFSPTDTEKEKPDRIGNPNIEAVASQASPVPTPPPDPIRPMPQIPDADVPTAKIFVALYDYDARTDEDLSFRKGEHLEILNDTQGDWWLARSKRTRQEGYIPSNYVAKLKSIEAEPWYFRKIKRIEAEKKLLLPENDHGAFLIRDSESRHNDYSLSVRDGDTVKHYRIRQLDEGGFFIARRTTFRNLQDLVEHYSKDADGLCVNLCKPCVQVEKPVTEGLSHRTRDQWEIDRSSLKFVRKLGQGQFGEVWEGSWNNTTAVAIKTLKPGTMDPKDFLAEAQIMKKLRHAKLIQLYAVCTLEEPIYIITELMRNGSLLEYLQGKGKTLNLQRLIDMAAQIAAGMAYLESQNYIHRDLAARNVLVAELNVVKIADFGLARLIKEDEYEARIGARFPIKWTAPEAANYSKFSIKSDVWSFGILLTELVTYGRIPYPGMTNAEVLHQVEHGYRMPCPPGCPTALYDIMLECWNKDPMKRPTFETLQWKLEDFFTMEGSEYKEASAY from the exons TCCAACAGatacagagaaagaaaagccTGATAGAATAGGCAATCCAAATATAGAGGCAGTTGCATCTCAAGCTAGTCCAGTGCCAACACCACCTCCAGATCCTATCAGGCCTATGCCACAAATTCCAGATGCGGATGTGCCAActgcaaaaatttttgttgcaCTTTATGATTATGATGCACGTACAGATgaagatttaagtttcagaAAAGGTGaacatttagaaattttaaatgatactcAAGGAGATTGGTGGTTAGCTAGAAGTAAAAGAACTCGACAAGAAGGATATATTCCCAGCAATTATGTTGCAAAATTAAAGTCTATAGAAGCAGAACC atggtattttagaaaaattaaacgaattgaagcagagaagaaattattacttcCTGAAAATGATCATGGTGCATTTTTAATCAGAGATTCTGAAAGCCGACACAATGATTATTCTCTTTCAG taCGTGATGGTGATACAGTTAAACATTACCGTATTAGACAATTAGATGAAGGTGGTTTCTTTATAGCCAGAAGAACTACATTTAGGAATCTTCAAGATCTTGTTGAACATTACAGTAAAGATGCTGATGGATTATGTGTAAATCTCTGCAAGCCCTGTGTACAG GTTGAGAAACCTGTAACTGAGGGTCTTAGTCATCGCACACGAGATCAATGGGAAATTGACCGTTCTTCTCTCaaatttgtaagaaaattaGGCCAAGGTCAATTTGGAGAAGTGTGGGAAGGATCATGGAATAATACAACTGCAGTGGCAATAAAAACACTCAAACCAGGAACTATGGATCCTAAAGATTTCTTGGCAGAAGCACAAATCATGAAGAAACTTCGTCatgcaaaattaattcaattatatgctGTATGCACTTTAGAAGAACCCATTTATATTATCACAGAATTGATGAGGAATGGTAGCTTGTTAGAATATTTGCaag gaaaaggaaaaacattAAATCTACAACGATTAATTGATATGGCTGCACAAATTGCAGCAGGTATGGCTTATCTTGaatcacaaaattatattcataggGATTTAGCTGCTCGTAATGTATTGGTAGCAGAATTAAATGTCGTGAAGATAGCAGATTTTGGTTTAGCTAGACTAATTAAAGAAGATGAATATGAAGCCCGAATAGGTGCACGCTTTCCAATTAAATGGACTGCACCTGAAGCTGCAAATTATAGTAAATTCAGTATTAAATCTGATGTATGGTCATTTGGTATTCTTCTTACTGAATTGGTTACTTATGGAAGAATACCATATCctg gtaTGACAAATGCAGAAGTTCTTCATCAAGTAGAACATGGCTACAGAATGCCATGTCCACCTGGTTGTCCAACTGCATTGTATGATATTATGTTAGAATGTTGGAATAAAGATCCAATGAAGAGGCCAACTTTTGAAACATTGCAATGGAAATTGGAAGATTTCTTCACTATGGAAGGTTCTGAATATAAGGAAGCATCTGCATATTAA